The proteins below come from a single Gimesia alba genomic window:
- a CDS encoding sialidase family protein, translating to MLLKAPALTTRILLLAATVSFTINTAFTEEPQKPGFTIPYVDLNDESDRQIIVDREEGQYLGHPTTVLLEDNKTMLCVYPKGHGKGGIVYKRSNDAGKTWSDRLPTPASWATSREVPTLHRVIDASGKRRIIMFSGLYPTRMAVTEDDGQTWSELKQVGDWGGIVVMGCVEPLKTGKGHYMALFHDDGRFISKDSQQTSPVTFTLYKSLSTDGGLTWSDPQAIHKSSDYHICEPGIIRSPDGKQLAVLLRENSRRHNSQIIFSNDEGKTWTAPRDLPGSLNGDRHTGKYDPISGRLLISFRSNTPKGHTAPTEGDWVAWVGTYDDLVNRKEGQYHVRLKDNTKGADCAYPGVEVLPDGTYILTTYGHWEKGKAPYILSVRLKLSDIGAIWAKSL from the coding sequence ATGTTACTGAAAGCACCTGCTCTGACAACGCGAATCCTGCTTCTCGCTGCTACGGTCAGCTTCACGATCAACACTGCTTTCACAGAGGAACCCCAAAAACCTGGTTTCACTATTCCCTACGTTGACCTCAACGATGAATCAGACCGGCAAATCATCGTCGACCGCGAAGAGGGGCAATACCTGGGGCATCCCACCACCGTTCTGCTGGAAGACAATAAAACCATGCTCTGCGTTTATCCCAAAGGGCACGGAAAAGGGGGCATCGTTTATAAACGCTCCAACGACGCCGGTAAAACCTGGAGCGATCGTCTGCCGACTCCCGCTTCCTGGGCGACCTCCCGCGAAGTTCCCACACTGCATCGCGTCATTGATGCGAGCGGCAAAAGACGAATCATTATGTTCTCCGGCCTTTATCCCACTCGTATGGCGGTCACCGAAGATGACGGCCAGACTTGGAGCGAACTCAAGCAGGTCGGCGACTGGGGTGGCATCGTCGTCATGGGTTGTGTCGAACCCCTCAAAACCGGCAAAGGGCATTACATGGCCCTGTTTCATGATGACGGACGTTTTATCTCAAAAGATTCCCAACAGACATCGCCGGTAACGTTCACACTCTATAAAAGTCTCTCCACAGATGGCGGCTTAACCTGGTCTGATCCCCAGGCAATCCACAAATCATCCGACTACCACATCTGCGAACCCGGCATCATTCGTTCTCCCGATGGCAAACAGCTCGCCGTTTTACTCCGCGAAAACAGCCGTCGTCACAACTCACAAATCATCTTCTCCAACGATGAAGGCAAAACCTGGACCGCCCCCCGCGATCTTCCCGGCTCGCTCAATGGAGATCGCCATACCGGCAAATACGATCCCATAAGTGGTCGGCTGCTGATTTCCTTCCGTAGTAACACCCCCAAAGGTCACACCGCTCCCACCGAAGGAGACTGGGTTGCCTGGGTCGGCACCTACGACGATCTCGTTAACAGAAAAGAAGGGCAGTACCACGTGAGACTAAAAGACAACACCAAAGGCGCCGACTGTGCCTACCCTGGCGTCGAAGTTCTCCCCGATGGCACTTACATCCTCACTACCTACGGCCACTGGGAAAAAGGCAAAGCCCCGTACATTCTCAGCGTGCGATTGAAACTCTCTGATATCGGCGCGATCTGGGCGAAGTCCCTTTAA
- a CDS encoding DUF1553 domain-containing protein, translating to MKTLQKVTAVIVITSLFGLFLPEVSAKEAQPDQAGLDFFEKKIRPVLIQHCYECHSADSKNLKGSLLLDSKQGTLNGGDSGTALVPGKPAESLLLETMRYGEESYQMPPKGKLPDEVIADFEKWIAMGAPDPRNETKKKQVKAEIDFEKARAFWSFQPPKSHPAPKVKQQNWPVNKIDAFVLAAQEAKGFSPAPAANKRTLIRRVYFDLIGLPPTPQEVGQFVKDKSPDAYARLIDRLLKSPHYGERWGRHWLDVARYAEDNTNMGPHNGPYPHAYRYRDWVIKALNDDMPYDEFIIRQLATDFLPETGPEDYPALGYMGLGPSYHKEVALSQVTLENRYADDWEDRVDSLCRGLLGLTMACARCHDHKYDPLTVEDYYGIAGVFASVRQTTRPIIPDEEVAKTQPARDKANKLTEENKTLTDTIRELNKRNALLKQQIQKAGKTEFALIAPRPDLKKQATIQFPIPPVELKQNTSLIAAYNKTIKDNKAKVEEIKKATPGFDLPLADALTEEQVRVEEITEDRMKIVYYPDKPRDLNVFIRGNAGNLGKLVPRRFVKVLAGENPEPFKNGSGRLELARSIASRDNPLTARVMVNRVWQHHFGEGLVDTPSNFGKTGSQPSHPELLDDLTVWFMDEGWSLKKLHRLIMLSATYRQSSNVVLTDAQKKQDPNNRLLSYFNRRRLEAEVYRDALLAAGNNLDATQAGPSGDVDDPTFHRRGIYANVSRHKLSTFLQSYDFPDPAIHAARRSKTTTPLQQLFVLNSPFVRQQAQQLANRFEGESSEQRIDGVYQLLFSRAPTQKETQIGLQFIERAGLTDEPQPAVEQIPTFAGKRIKADVKELGDSYSVELWVKNQIPNDKRIITGYFFSRGKDSAAKAAGDHLGIAGKYRPNKAGRLFFYNGDQQRQTLFGNTVIKPDTWNHVVFIRDQQKIQVYLNGNPKPEITGEAKPGYESGVSEVIIAGRNDNFSNFQGQLGAVALFNRVLSPSEVQKHFHSAKMEKGQLSHAEYVASILESDPLSCWPLRTDNPNLAQAADITDNKNNGVYEGRETTDPKQLTPWQRYCQALLCSNEMMFVD from the coding sequence ATGAAAACTTTGCAAAAAGTGACCGCTGTCATCGTAATCACGAGCCTGTTCGGTTTGTTCCTTCCGGAAGTTTCAGCGAAGGAAGCACAGCCAGATCAGGCAGGGCTCGATTTCTTTGAAAAGAAAATTCGTCCGGTTCTGATTCAGCATTGTTACGAATGTCATTCCGCCGACTCCAAAAACCTCAAGGGGAGTCTGCTGCTGGATTCGAAACAGGGAACGCTCAATGGGGGAGATTCGGGAACGGCACTCGTGCCTGGAAAACCTGCCGAGAGTCTGCTGCTGGAGACAATGCGTTATGGTGAAGAGAGCTATCAGATGCCTCCCAAGGGGAAGTTGCCTGATGAAGTGATCGCGGATTTTGAAAAATGGATCGCGATGGGGGCTCCCGACCCGCGAAACGAAACAAAAAAGAAACAGGTCAAAGCCGAAATCGATTTTGAGAAGGCACGCGCGTTCTGGTCCTTTCAACCGCCAAAGTCTCATCCGGCTCCTAAGGTCAAACAGCAGAACTGGCCTGTAAACAAGATCGATGCCTTCGTTCTCGCAGCGCAAGAGGCGAAAGGGTTCTCCCCTGCTCCGGCTGCAAATAAGCGAACCCTCATTCGCCGTGTTTATTTTGATTTAATCGGGCTGCCTCCGACACCTCAGGAAGTGGGACAGTTTGTCAAAGACAAGTCCCCCGATGCGTATGCCCGTCTGATTGATCGCCTGCTGAAGTCGCCCCATTATGGCGAACGCTGGGGACGGCACTGGCTGGATGTCGCACGGTATGCAGAAGACAATACGAATATGGGACCGCACAACGGCCCGTATCCTCACGCGTATCGCTATCGTGACTGGGTGATCAAAGCGCTGAATGATGATATGCCTTACGATGAATTTATTATTCGTCAGTTGGCGACGGACTTTCTACCGGAGACAGGACCGGAAGACTACCCTGCTCTCGGTTATATGGGATTGGGGCCTTCGTACCATAAAGAAGTCGCGCTGTCACAGGTCACATTGGAAAATCGCTATGCAGATGACTGGGAAGACCGTGTGGACAGTTTGTGCCGCGGTTTGCTGGGGCTGACGATGGCGTGTGCCCGTTGTCATGATCATAAGTATGATCCTCTGACGGTTGAAGATTATTATGGCATTGCAGGTGTGTTCGCATCAGTCAGACAGACGACGCGGCCGATTATCCCCGATGAAGAAGTCGCGAAAACGCAGCCTGCCCGGGATAAAGCGAACAAACTCACAGAAGAAAATAAGACTCTGACTGATACGATTCGTGAGTTGAATAAGCGAAATGCACTCCTCAAACAGCAGATACAAAAGGCCGGAAAAACCGAATTCGCGTTAATTGCACCCCGTCCCGATTTGAAGAAGCAGGCCACGATTCAGTTTCCGATTCCACCAGTAGAGCTGAAACAGAATACGTCATTAATTGCTGCATACAATAAGACGATCAAAGATAACAAAGCGAAAGTGGAAGAGATCAAGAAGGCAACTCCCGGCTTTGATCTACCCCTGGCTGATGCATTGACGGAAGAGCAAGTACGCGTGGAAGAGATTACGGAAGACCGGATGAAGATTGTTTATTATCCAGACAAGCCCCGGGATTTGAACGTGTTCATTCGCGGCAATGCCGGAAACCTCGGAAAACTGGTGCCACGTCGGTTTGTGAAGGTACTGGCCGGCGAGAATCCTGAGCCGTTCAAGAACGGCAGTGGTCGCCTGGAATTAGCACGGAGCATAGCCAGTCGGGACAATCCGCTGACGGCACGTGTGATGGTAAATCGGGTCTGGCAGCATCATTTCGGCGAAGGTCTGGTTGATACGCCAAGTAATTTTGGCAAGACCGGTTCCCAACCCAGTCATCCCGAACTGCTGGATGATCTGACAGTCTGGTTTATGGACGAAGGTTGGTCGCTGAAGAAGTTACATCGTTTGATTATGCTGTCGGCGACGTATCGACAGTCATCGAACGTCGTGTTGACTGATGCACAGAAGAAGCAGGATCCGAATAATCGTTTACTGTCCTACTTCAATCGGCGACGTCTGGAAGCGGAAGTCTACCGAGATGCGTTATTAGCCGCGGGAAATAATCTGGATGCCACCCAGGCGGGGCCTTCGGGGGACGTTGATGATCCGACGTTCCATCGACGTGGGATTTATGCCAACGTTTCGCGCCATAAATTGAGTACGTTCCTGCAGTCGTATGATTTTCCTGATCCGGCGATTCATGCTGCCCGTCGTTCCAAGACAACAACGCCGTTACAGCAGTTGTTTGTCTTGAACTCTCCGTTTGTGAGACAGCAGGCACAGCAATTGGCGAATCGATTCGAGGGTGAATCATCCGAACAACGGATTGACGGCGTTTATCAACTGCTATTTTCCCGCGCTCCCACTCAGAAGGAAACGCAGATTGGCTTGCAGTTTATCGAACGGGCTGGTTTGACAGATGAACCGCAGCCTGCGGTCGAGCAAATCCCCACGTTTGCCGGCAAACGGATTAAAGCGGATGTCAAAGAGTTAGGCGATTCTTATTCGGTTGAGCTCTGGGTGAAAAATCAGATTCCCAATGACAAACGCATCATCACGGGATATTTCTTTTCCAGAGGGAAAGACTCCGCCGCGAAGGCCGCGGGCGACCATCTGGGGATTGCCGGCAAGTATCGACCGAATAAAGCGGGCCGCCTGTTTTTCTATAATGGGGATCAACAGCGACAGACATTGTTTGGTAATACGGTGATCAAACCGGACACATGGAATCATGTGGTTTTCATTCGAGATCAGCAGAAAATTCAAGTGTATCTGAACGGGAACCCGAAACCGGAAATTACAGGTGAAGCAAAGCCGGGATATGAATCAGGAGTTTCTGAAGTGATCATTGCCGGTCGAAACGATAATTTCTCGAATTTCCAGGGACAGCTCGGCGCGGTGGCACTATTTAATCGGGTGTTGAGCCCGAGCGAAGTTCAGAAACATTTTCATTCAGCGAAAATGGAGAAAGGTCAGTTATCGCATGCGGAATATGTGGCATCTATTTTAGAGTCAGATCCCCTGTCCTGCTGGCCTTTACGGACGGACAATCCGAATTTGGCACAGGCCGCGGATATTACAGATAATAAAAATAATGGCGTTTATGAAGGTCGAGAAACAACAGACCCGAAGCAGCTTACTCCCTGGCAGCGCTATTGTCAGGCATTGTTGTGCAGTAATGAAATGATGTTTGTTGACTGA
- a CDS encoding DUF1501 domain-containing protein, which produces MINSNSQNVFSRREMLQSVGGGFGMMSLAGMLAAAEASEATKKNPQQTPHFAPKAKRVIFLFMSGGPSQVDTFDPKPALKKYAGQRPKSADIRTASKTMGLLPSPVKFINAGKSGIPVSEHFQHLSKHVDDMAIIRSMHTDFPNHAPALCMMNLGTLTPTRPSIGSWLTYGLGTENQNLPGFLALCPGKPVVGPKLWGSAFLPGKHQATHINNKDLTPEQMIPYLKNEVLSSSEQKKQLDLVQAINKQHLSSRAGDNELETRIKSMELAYRMQFAATDAFDISLEPEKLQEAYGKSEFSKACLLSRRLSERGVRFVQVYYGNRQPWDTHSNHDKSNERLCKDIDQPIAQLLTDLKQRGLLDETLVVWGGEFGRTPTAQGGINGRDHNPFGFCMWMAGGGIKGGTIHGASDEFGFRAMQDKVHVHDLHATILHLMGINHERLTYHYSGRDFRLTDVAGEVVHNIIS; this is translated from the coding sequence ATGATTAATTCCAATTCGCAGAATGTATTCAGCCGCCGAGAAATGCTCCAGAGTGTTGGGGGCGGTTTTGGGATGATGAGCCTGGCCGGGATGCTGGCGGCTGCAGAGGCCTCTGAAGCTACGAAAAAGAATCCACAGCAAACGCCGCATTTTGCTCCCAAAGCAAAGCGTGTGATTTTCCTGTTTATGAGCGGCGGTCCTTCCCAGGTGGATACGTTTGACCCGAAGCCGGCTTTGAAGAAATATGCAGGTCAACGTCCCAAGTCAGCTGATATTCGCACAGCTTCGAAAACGATGGGGCTGCTACCTTCGCCGGTCAAATTTATTAACGCCGGGAAGTCGGGGATTCCTGTTTCCGAACATTTTCAGCATCTTTCGAAACATGTCGATGATATGGCGATTATTCGTTCGATGCACACCGACTTTCCGAATCATGCCCCTGCTCTGTGTATGATGAACCTGGGAACGTTGACGCCGACACGGCCGAGTATTGGATCCTGGTTGACTTATGGATTGGGGACCGAGAATCAGAATCTGCCCGGCTTCCTGGCATTATGCCCGGGGAAACCAGTGGTGGGACCGAAATTATGGGGGAGTGCGTTCCTGCCTGGCAAGCATCAGGCAACTCACATCAATAACAAAGACCTGACTCCCGAGCAGATGATTCCCTATCTGAAAAATGAAGTTCTCTCTTCCAGCGAACAAAAAAAACAGCTGGACTTGGTGCAGGCAATTAATAAGCAACATCTTTCATCCCGCGCCGGTGATAATGAGCTGGAGACGCGGATCAAGTCGATGGAGTTGGCTTATCGGATGCAGTTTGCTGCGACGGATGCCTTTGATATTTCCCTGGAACCGGAGAAGCTTCAGGAAGCGTATGGCAAGAGCGAATTCTCCAAGGCCTGTCTGCTGTCACGTCGATTAAGCGAACGTGGCGTCCGATTCGTGCAGGTGTATTACGGAAATCGTCAACCCTGGGATACGCACAGCAATCATGACAAAAGCAACGAACGATTGTGCAAAGACATCGATCAGCCGATTGCCCAGCTACTGACTGATCTGAAACAGCGTGGATTACTGGATGAAACACTGGTGGTCTGGGGGGGCGAATTCGGTCGGACCCCTACCGCTCAAGGCGGGATTAATGGTCGCGATCATAATCCGTTCGGCTTCTGCATGTGGATGGCGGGAGGCGGCATCAAAGGGGGGACCATTCATGGTGCCTCGGATGAATTCGGGTTCCGGGCGATGCAGGATAAAGTTCACGTCCATGATCTGCATGCGACAATCCTGCATCTGATGGGAATCAATCATGAACGATTGACCTATCATTATTCCGGACGTGATTTCCGTCTGACGGATGTGGCTGGCGAAGTGGTCCATAACATCATTTCCTGA
- a CDS encoding GntR family transcriptional regulator, producing the protein MSTTNLPGSFSMVPRGNIREVVVQRILTAVIRGEFPIGHRMVIQNLAEQFGVSATPVREALVELASIGIVENLPNRGAVMREFGVMQIREIYQLRRILEVEAVRTACGKIEPRLLSELADEFAAIAKEARDASWSQKAMALDIRLHSLIAAHCGSVRLQDELRRYNTLIQAIREVVDNESQAQEIALSDHEEIIKALQKNDCDKAASEMEQHIRKTANLVEKLMQDRLQTK; encoded by the coding sequence ATGTCGACGACCAATCTACCCGGATCATTCTCAATGGTTCCCCGTGGAAATATTCGCGAAGTGGTTGTCCAGAGGATTTTGACGGCCGTCATCCGAGGCGAATTTCCAATTGGCCATCGGATGGTGATTCAAAATCTGGCCGAGCAATTTGGAGTGAGTGCGACTCCTGTTCGGGAAGCCCTTGTGGAACTGGCTTCGATCGGGATTGTTGAGAACCTACCGAACCGCGGAGCTGTGATGCGTGAGTTTGGCGTCATGCAGATCCGTGAAATTTACCAGTTACGCCGGATTCTCGAAGTGGAAGCAGTCAGGACGGCGTGTGGGAAGATTGAGCCACGTTTGCTGTCTGAACTCGCGGATGAATTTGCTGCCATCGCGAAAGAGGCACGGGATGCAAGCTGGTCGCAGAAGGCGATGGCTTTGGATATACGATTGCATAGTCTGATCGCCGCGCATTGTGGGAGTGTTCGTTTGCAAGATGAACTGCGTCGCTATAACACGCTGATTCAGGCGATTCGTGAAGTCGTTGATAATGAGAGCCAGGCTCAGGAAATCGCGCTTTCGGATCATGAGGAAATCATCAAAGCCTTACAGAAAAATGACTGTGACAAAGCCGCTTCGGAAATGGAACAGCATATCCGGAAGACGGCGAATCTGGTTGAAAAACTGATGCAGGACCGATTGCAGACTAAGTAA
- a CDS encoding carboxypeptidase-like regulatory domain-containing protein, with protein MFFSQYFARQQFLLLLLVLGLAVGCSSASLDIPDTASVKGTVTYKGEPLKGASIVFSTTATKPSMNATINAITDEKGQFELKSYFGARTEKRGVIPGTYKVTVLKMVPPGKMTEAEYQAKVTEADRIVSGGGVLTQTQTPPELKQLIPRQYSDVTVSELEATVVADQENEFQFDLN; from the coding sequence ATGTTTTTCTCGCAATACTTCGCCCGACAACAATTTCTGCTTCTCCTGCTTGTCCTCGGCTTAGCAGTTGGTTGCTCGTCTGCGTCTCTTGATATTCCTGACACCGCCTCCGTCAAAGGGACCGTCACCTACAAGGGAGAGCCGCTAAAAGGGGCTTCGATTGTTTTTTCCACTACCGCCACGAAACCCTCAATGAATGCCACCATCAATGCGATCACGGATGAAAAAGGGCAATTCGAGCTTAAATCCTATTTTGGTGCGCGCACGGAAAAAAGAGGAGTGATTCCAGGAACATACAAAGTCACCGTTTTGAAAATGGTCCCGCCGGGGAAAATGACAGAAGCAGAGTACCAGGCCAAAGTGACAGAAGCAGATCGGATTGTGTCGGGGGGTGGAGTCCTCACACAGACACAAACACCACCGGAATTGAAGCAACTGATTCCACGTCAGTACTCTGACGTGACAGTCTCAGAACTGGAAGCAACCGTTGTCGCAGATCAGGAAAACGAGTTTCAGTTTGATTTGAATTAA
- a CDS encoding DUF1559 domain-containing protein — protein sequence MWISRPQKRHGFTLIELLVVIAIIAILIALLLPAVQQAREAARRSTCKNNLKQLGLALHNYHDTFSVFVHMMGGTANGRCFGGSPVTDGCGTGSFGTGNESRVSGFIGLLPYIDQAPLFNQISSPLGSYPAFGSSRDDGGYAPWKVKLSLILCPSNPTPATYRNFGWTVPQSYVFCMGDTINNWGVRNTRGLFGFQSSTRMRDIIDGSSNTIMLAERGIYSGNNRDVRGLAANGISSVLTAPNTCFATASGGLYNAGQSVQRDRHMGGMWQHGQPHFAGFCTVLPPNSPSCMSNTHGDSWALASSSSYHEGGAHILMADGAVRFISENIDTRNLGAAPATTGPSNYGVWGALGTKQGRETIGEF from the coding sequence ATGTGGATATCCAGACCTCAAAAACGTCACGGGTTTACACTAATCGAATTACTGGTTGTCATAGCCATTATCGCGATTTTAATTGCCCTCCTGCTCCCGGCAGTTCAACAGGCACGCGAAGCAGCACGTCGATCGACCTGCAAAAACAACCTGAAACAGTTAGGTCTGGCGTTACACAACTACCATGATACGTTTAGCGTTTTTGTCCACATGATGGGAGGGACTGCCAATGGTCGCTGTTTTGGTGGGTCTCCTGTCACGGATGGATGTGGAACGGGTTCGTTTGGTACTGGAAACGAAAGTCGTGTCAGCGGATTTATTGGGTTATTGCCATACATTGATCAGGCACCATTGTTCAATCAAATTTCCTCACCTCTGGGAAGTTACCCGGCATTTGGTTCATCTAGAGACGATGGTGGCTATGCCCCCTGGAAAGTCAAGCTCTCTTTAATTCTTTGTCCGTCCAATCCTACCCCAGCCACGTATCGCAACTTCGGATGGACAGTTCCCCAGAGCTATGTCTTCTGTATGGGAGATACCATCAACAACTGGGGCGTCCGAAACACCCGCGGTCTGTTTGGATTTCAGTCCAGCACCCGAATGCGTGATATTATCGATGGCAGCAGCAACACCATTATGTTGGCAGAGCGGGGCATCTACTCCGGAAATAACCGTGACGTTCGCGGACTCGCCGCCAATGGAATCAGTTCCGTTTTGACAGCCCCCAACACCTGCTTTGCCACCGCCAGTGGCGGACTCTACAACGCCGGACAAAGCGTCCAGCGAGACAGACACATGGGTGGCATGTGGCAACACGGACAACCTCATTTTGCCGGTTTCTGCACAGTACTCCCCCCGAACAGTCCTTCCTGTATGTCCAACACTCACGGCGACAGCTGGGCTCTCGCCAGTTCCAGCAGCTACCACGAAGGCGGCGCCCATATCCTGATGGCAGATGGTGCAGTCCGTTTCATCAGTGAAAATATCGATACTAGAAATCTGGGAGCAGCTCCTGCCACCACAGGTCCCAGCAACTATGGCGTCTGGGGTGCCCTCGGTACCAAACAGGGGCGCGAGACGATCGGCGAGTTTTAA
- a CDS encoding HNH endonuclease — protein MVASTLQRPTLILNRNWQPVGVTTVARAVVKIWNETARVVDPADYQTYSWSDWAKLQPEDDELSIQSSHSRFRVPEVITLLKYDRVPRNVVTFSRRNVFKRDRFTCQYCGCQPGSEELTIDHVLPRSQGGETSWENCVLACVECNSRKAAHTPRQARMKLLKEPVRPKWKPFYAMQSIRIDSWSRFISETYWNVELES, from the coding sequence ATGGTGGCATCAACGCTGCAGCGGCCAACGCTGATACTCAATCGGAACTGGCAACCAGTCGGTGTGACGACGGTGGCTCGTGCTGTGGTTAAAATCTGGAATGAAACGGCACGCGTGGTTGACCCTGCCGACTATCAGACCTATTCCTGGTCGGATTGGGCGAAGCTGCAGCCGGAAGACGATGAATTGTCGATCCAGAGCAGTCATTCCCGATTTCGGGTACCGGAAGTGATTACGCTGTTGAAGTACGATCGCGTGCCTCGCAATGTAGTGACATTCAGCCGGCGTAACGTTTTTAAACGTGACCGGTTTACCTGTCAGTATTGTGGTTGTCAACCCGGTAGTGAAGAACTGACGATCGACCACGTCTTGCCACGTTCCCAGGGCGGTGAAACGTCTTGGGAAAACTGTGTGCTGGCATGTGTTGAATGCAATTCGCGTAAAGCGGCTCATACGCCACGTCAGGCAAGGATGAAGCTGTTGAAAGAACCTGTGCGTCCGAAGTGGAAGCCATTTTATGCGATGCAAAGCATTCGAATTGACAGCTGGTCCCGGTTCATCAGTGAAACATACTGGAATGTAGAACTGGAGTCATAA